In Thunnus albacares chromosome 10, fThuAlb1.1, whole genome shotgun sequence, a single window of DNA contains:
- the faf2 gene encoding FAS-associated factor 2, which yields MAAPEEPELSQAQTEKLLQFQDLTGLESMDQCRRTLEQHNWNIEAAVQDRLNEQEGVPSVFNPPPSRPLQVNTADHRVYSYIVSRPQPRGLLGWSYYLIMLPFRFTYYTLLDIFRFALRFIRPDPRGRVTDPVGDVVSFIHSFEEKYGRSHPVFYQGTYSQALNDAKRELRYLLVYLHGEDHQDTDEFCRSTLCTEEVIAFLNTRMLFWACSTSKPEGYRVSQALRENTYPFLAMIMLKDRKMTVVGRLEGLIQPEDFINQLTFIMDANQTYLMSERLEREERSQTQVLRQQQDEAYLASLRADQEKDRKKREEQEQRRQEEEKVRQSALAEERRRRTLEEEKERKSECLPPEPPSDDPESVKIVFKLPNDTRVERRFLFGQSLTVIYDFLFSLKETPEKFEIVTNFPRRVLPCLPTEEQPNPPTLKEAGLSRSEVLFVQDLTDD from the exons ATGGCGGCGCCAGAGGAACCAGAATTATCTCAGGCGCAGACTGAAAAACTCCTCCAGTTTCAG GACCTGACTGGTTTGGAGTCAATGGACCAATGTCGTCGAACATTAGAGCAGCATAATTGGAACATAGAG GCTGCAGTACAAGACAGACTTAATGAGCAGGAAGGAGTGCCCAGTGTGTTTAACCCTCCACCATCCAGACCATTACAGGTCAATACGGCAGACCATAGAGTATATAGTTACATCGTCTCAAGGCCACAACCCAGG GGATTACTAGGATGGAGTTACTACTTGATAATGCTACCTTTCAGATTTACATATTACACACTTCTGGACATATTCAG GTTCGCCCTGCGGTTCATCAGGCCAGATCCTCGTGGTCGTGTGACAGACCCTGTTGGAGATGTTGTGTCCTTCATTCATAGTTTTGAGGAGAAGTATGGTCGGTCACACCCTGTATTTTACCAGGGAACATACAGCCAG GCACTGAATGATGCCAAACGGGAGCTCCGCTACCTATTAGTGTACCTTCACGGGGAGGATCATCAAGACACTGACGAGTTTTGCCG CTCCACGTTATGTACAGAAGAGGTCATAGCCTTCCTCAACACGCGAATGCTCTTTTGGGCATGCTCGACCAGCAAGCCTGAGGGCTACAGAG TGTCCCAAGCATTGCGGGAGAACACCTACCCATTCCTGGCCATGATAATGCTGAAGGACCGCAAGATGACAGTGGTGGGCAGGCTCGAGGGTCTCATTCAGCCAGAGGACTTCATCAACCAGCTCACCTTCATCATGGATGCCAACCAAACATATCTGATGTCAGAGCGCCTTGAACG ggaggagaggagccaGACCCAAGTGCTAAGACAGCAGCAGGACGAGGCTTACCTGGCCTCCCTCCGCGCCGACCAGGAGAAGGAccgaaagaaaagagaggagcaggagcagcggaggcaagaggaggagaaggtcCGACAGAGCGCTCTTGCTGAGGAGCGGAGACGACGA ACACTcgaagaggagaaggagaggaagtcAGAATGTCTTCCTCCAGAGCCGCCTTCAGATGATCCAGAAAGTGTCAAAATAGTGTTTAAGCTGCCTAATGATACACGAGTAGAGAGACGATTCCTCTTTGGGCAGTCTCTGACG GTAATATACGACTTCCTTTTCTCGTTGAAAGAAACCCCAGAGAAGTTTGAGATAGTTACAAACTTCCCTCGCCGAGTCTTGCCCTGCCTTCCGACTGAAGAGCAGCCCAACCCTCCCACACTGAAAGAGGCGGGACTCAGCCGCTCTGAGGTCCTTTTTGTTCAGGATCTCACGGACGATTAA
- the pin4 gene encoding peptidyl-prolyl cis-trans isomerase NIMA-interacting 4 yields the protein MPPKGKGGKGGKGAASGSGDADKKEKAPKGGTAVKVRHILCEKHGKCMEAMEKLKAGVRFSEVASQYSEDKARQGGDLGWMTRGSMVGPFQDAAFALPVSSMDKPVYTDPPVKTKFGYHIIMVEGKK from the exons ATGCCACCAAAGGGAAAAGGTGGCAAGGGTGGTAAAG GAGCCGCttcaggaagtggagacgctgacaagaaagaaaaggcaCCGAAGGGAGGCACTGCTGTTAAG GTTCGACATATCCTCTGTGAGAAACATGGAAAATGCATGGAGGCAATGGAGAAACTGAAGGCCGGAGTCCGTTTCAGCGAAGTAGCCTCACAATACAGTGAAGACAAAGCTAGACAAGGA GGTGATCTGGGGTGGATGACCCGAGGGTCGATGGTTGGACCTTTTCAAGATGCAGCATTTGCCTTGCCTGTCAGTTCCATGGATAAACCTGTCTACACAGACCCTCCCGTCAAGACCAAATTTGGGTACCATATCATTATGGTAGAGGGGAAAAAGTGA